CTCCATATCGCTGGCGCAATACACGCGGGGCGGCACCGACCGGTTTCTCGCCGAAGGGCGCGACGACATGCCGGCGCAGTCCATGCGCGGTTTCGAGGACCAGTACCGCAACATCATCGACTACATCGTCCGCATCACGCACCGGATCTGGGAAGAGAAGGACATCGGCTACATCTACGACACCTACGCGCACAACAGCCGGGTGTACGACGACTACGGGCTGCAGTACGGGCGCGACAAGATCGTGGCCGACACCACCCACACCATCAACGCCTTCCCGAACATCCGCCTGGTGGCCGACGAGATCATCTGGGCCGGCGACGAGGACGTCGGGTTCTACACTTCGCATCGCACGATCATTCAGGGCGACAACACCGGCTACAGTCGCTACGGCCCGCCCACCGGAAAGCGGGTGTCGCTGTGGTGCATCGCCAACTGCGTGTCGCGCGAAAACGAGATCTTCCTGGAGCACGTGCTCTACAACACCTCGGCGATGCTCCGCCAGATGGGCCTCGATCTCGTCGACGTGGCGCGGCAGATGGCCGAGTCGGGCGGGGCCGCGCTGCCCGACGACTACACCGCCGGCGAACCGGCCCGCCAGCAAGGACAGGCCAAGCCGGCCTATCCCCTGGTTCCCGAAGCCTCGGGAGAGCTGGACGTGGAAGACTACATCCGCAGCCTCTACCAATGCGTCTGGAACCGGCGGATGCTCGGCACCCTGCAGGGCCGTTACGCTGACAACCTGGTATTTAACGGCCCCACCGATCGCGCCTTCAGCGGCCTCGGTCCGTACCAGGCATTTGTACTGTCGCTGCTCGCGCAATTCCCGGACCTGGCGCTGGACGTGGACGAGGTCTACTGGATGGGCAATCCGGACGAGGGCTACCTGGTCTCCACTCGCTGGAACGCCTACGGCGCGCACCGCGGCAACGGCGTGTTCGGGCCGCCCACGGGGCGCGAGGCGCGGATACGTGGCATCACCCAGCATCGCATCGAGGACGGGCGCATCACCGAGGAATGGATGCTGTTCAACGAGCTCGACGTCATGATGCAACTCCTCGGCGCCCCGTACGAGGAATCTCCTGAAAGCGCGGAATAGAGAAAGACAAGATGATTCGATACATGAAGAAGGGCATGGCCGCCGGGCAGCAGGATGAGCGCGATGCGCGCATCCAGTCGGCGGTCGAGGGCATATTGGGCGACATTACGGAGAACGGCGACGAGGCGGTTCGCCGGTATTCGCAGCAGTTCGACCGCTGGTCGCCGGATTCGTTCCGCCTGAGCCGTGAGGAGATCGACGACTGCCAAAACCGCCTGGACCCGCAGGACATCGCCGACATCCGCTTCGCCCAGGAACAGATTCGCAACTTCGCACGGATTCAGCTTGAAGCGCTGAACGACGTGGAAGTCGAAACCCGTCCCGGCGTGGTGCTCGGGCACCGCAACATCCCGGTCAGCAGCGTCGGCTGCTACGTGCCCGGCGGCAAGTATCCGCTGGTGGCCTCCGCGCACATGAGCGTGGTCACGGCCAGGGTGGCCGGAGTGGAGCGCGTGATCGCCGCCTCGCCGCCGTTTGAGGGCGCACCCAATCCGGCGGTCGTGACGGCCCTGGACCTGGCCGGCGCCGACGACATCTACTGCCTGGGCGGGGTCCAGGCGATCGGTGCGATGGCCCTGGGGACCGGCACGATTCCCTCCGTGGACATGATCGTGGGGCCCGGCAACGCCTTTGTGGCCGAGGCCAAGCGGCAGCTTTTCGGGCGGGTGGGCATCGACCTGCTGGCCGGCCCCACGGAAACTCTGGTCATCGCCGACGATTCGGTGGACGGCGAACTATGCGCGGCGGACCTCCTCGGTCAGGCCGAGCACGGCCCCGACTCCCCGGCCATCCTGCTGACAAATTCCGAGGAGCTGGCGCAAGCCACGATGGCCGAGGTGGAGCGCCAGCTTACCGTTCTGCCCACGGCGGCGATTGCGGGGCAGGCGTGGCAGGACTACGGCCAGGTGATCGTTTGCGACGATTACGATGAAATGCTGGAGAAGGCCGACGAGATCGGCTCCGAACACGTCCAGGTCATGACCCGCGACCCGCAATATTTCCTCGACAACATGCGCAACTACGGGGCCCTGTTCCTGGGTCCGGAAACCAACGTGTCGTACGGCGACAAGGTCATCGGCACCAACCACACCCTGCCGACCCGCAAGGCGTCGCGTTATACCGGCGGCCTGTGGGTGGGCAAGTTCATCAAGACCTGCACCTACCAGCGCATCACCGAAGAAGCGTCGGTGGAGATCGGCGAATATTGCTCGCGGCTCTGCGCCCTGGAAGGCTTTGCCGGTCACAAGGAGCAGGCCGACATCCGGCTGCGCCGCTACGCCGGCTGAATCAGGGGGCATCATGCTGCATTCCACCGAGCGGATACTCACTACCCACGTCGGCAGCCTTCCCCGCTCGGAAGCCGTAACGGAAATGGTGTTCGCCGAGGAGAAAGGCGAGCGGATGGAGCCGTCGGCGCGGCATGCCTTGCTGGCCGATGCCGTGGACGCGGTCGTGGCGAAACAGTGCGAGGCCGGCGTGGACGTGGTCAGCGACGGCGAAATGAGCAAGATCAGCTACGCCACCTACATCAAGGACCGCATCACGGGATTCGAGGGCGACAGTCCGCGGCAGCCTCCTTCCGACCTGGAGGAGTATCCGGGATTTCTCCAACGCCTGGCCGCCAGCGGCGGCACGCCCACCTATCGCAGGCCCCAGTGCGTCGGTGAGATCCGGGTGAAGGACACGGCTCCGCTTGAGGAGGACCTGGCGAATTTTCGCGCGGCGGTAGATCGGCACAAACCCACGGAAGGCTTCATGAATGCGGCCTCGCCCGGGGTTATCGCCCTGTTTCAGCCGAACCAGCACTATCCGGACCACGAGTCCTACCTCTACGCGCTGGCGGATGCCATGCGCCCGGAATACGAAGCCATCGTCGCGGCCGGATTCCTGCTGCAACTGGATTCGCCCGACCTGGGACTGGGCAGGCACATGATGTTCAAGGGACAGCCCGACAGCGAGTACCGGCGTCAGGCCGAGCTGCACGTCGAGGCGCTGAACCACGCCTTGCGCAACGTCCCTGCGGACCGGGTGCGCCTGCACGTCTGCTGGGGGAACTACGAGGGCCCCCATATCCACGACGCGCCGATGGAGATGGTCCTGCCCATCGCGCTCAAGGCCAGGCCGCAGGCGCTGCTGTTCGAGTCCTCCAATCCCCGTCACGCACACGAGTGGACCGTCTTTGCCGAAGCGCAACTGCCCGACGACAAGGTCCTGGTGCCCGGGGTCCTCGACTCCACGACCAACTTCGTCGAGCATCCGCGGCTGGTGGCCGAACGCATCTGCCGTTTTGCCGATATCGTCGGACGCGAGCGGGTGATCGCCGGAACGGACTGCGGGTTCTCGACTTTCGCCGGATTCGGGGCCGTCGATCCGGACATCACCTACGCCAAGCTGGCCGCCATGGCCGAAGGCGCGGCGATCGCCAGCAAGCGCCTCTGGTAAACGCCCTTATACGGTAAGGATGATCTTGCCGAAGTGGTTGCGCTCGTCCACGAGCTGATGCGCTCTGACAACCTCCGATAGCGGGAGGACGGTGCCGACGGGAGCCTTGAAGGTGCCGTCAGCGAACAGGGGCAGGGCCACGTCGCGGAAGCGGGACATGGTGTGGGTCATGAAGCGCTCGCTCGTCGAAATGCTCATGCTCATCAGCGACAGGTTGCGAACGCCGATGTTCAGGTTGAAGCACACTTGGCGCCCGCCGGTGCTTCCGTACATCACGATCTTCCCGTCCATGCCCATGCAGGCGATCAGCGATTCGGCGGTTTCCTCGCCTATCGTCATGAGCCCGATGTCGATTCCGCGACCATCCGTGTCGCGTTTCACCAGTGCCGGCACGTCGTCCCGCTTGTAGTTGTAGATGGCGTCGCAGCCCCATTCGCGGGCGATTTCCAGCTTGGGGTCCCGGCTCGCGGTTCCGGCCACCCAGCAACCGCGCCACTTCGCGATCTGCAAAGCCGCGCTTCCAACGCCCGAGGCGATCGCCTCGATCAGAATCCGCTGGCCTTGCCTGTATCCGGCCACCGCATCCAGCGCATGCCAGGCGGTCAGCCAGCTCACCGGGATCGCGGCGCCCTCAACGAACGAAAGCCCGTCGGGAAGCGGCATCAGGTGACCGGCTTCGAACAGGACCGCTTCGGCATGCGAGCCGCGTGCCCGACCGAAAACACGGTCGCCGGGCTTGAACTCGCCGACTTCGTCACCGCATTCGGCCACCACCCCGGCGCCCTCCATGCCCATCACGAAGGGCAGCTCCTGTCCCGAATAGGTCCCCGCACGCATGCGTGTCTCGGCGAAGTTGACTCCGGATGCTCTTACCTCAACGAGCACCTGCCGCGGACCCGGTTCCAGACGCCCCAGTTCGCGCCACTGCATGACTTCCGTGCCGCCGAACTGCTCGACCAGGAAACCGTGCATGGCGGATAGCGAGGATTGCGGGTGCGCGCTGAGGGGGTTGATCAGGGCGCTGGCTTATCCAGCCACAGCCGCATCTCGCGCGCGAACTGCTT
The Gammaproteobacteria bacterium genome window above contains:
- the hisD gene encoding histidinol dehydrogenase, with the translated sequence MIRYMKKGMAAGQQDERDARIQSAVEGILGDITENGDEAVRRYSQQFDRWSPDSFRLSREEIDDCQNRLDPQDIADIRFAQEQIRNFARIQLEALNDVEVETRPGVVLGHRNIPVSSVGCYVPGGKYPLVASAHMSVVTARVAGVERVIAASPPFEGAPNPAVVTALDLAGADDIYCLGGVQAIGAMALGTGTIPSVDMIVGPGNAFVAEAKRQLFGRVGIDLLAGPTETLVIADDSVDGELCAADLLGQAEHGPDSPAILLTNSEELAQATMAEVERQLTVLPTAAIAGQAWQDYGQVIVCDDYDEMLEKADEIGSEHVQVMTRDPQYFLDNMRNYGALFLGPETNVSYGDKVIGTNHTLPTRKASRYTGGLWVGKFIKTCTYQRITEEASVEIGEYCSRLCALEGFAGHKEQADIRLRRYAG
- a CDS encoding zinc-binding dehydrogenase encodes the protein MHGFLVEQFGGTEVMQWRELGRLEPGPRQVLVEVRASGVNFAETRMRAGTYSGQELPFVMGMEGAGVVAECGDEVGEFKPGDRVFGRARGSHAEAVLFEAGHLMPLPDGLSFVEGAAIPVSWLTAWHALDAVAGYRQGQRILIEAIASGVGSAALQIAKWRGCWVAGTASRDPKLEIAREWGCDAIYNYKRDDVPALVKRDTDGRGIDIGLMTIGEETAESLIACMGMDGKIVMYGSTGGRQVCFNLNIGVRNLSLMSMSISTSERFMTHTMSRFRDVALPLFADGTFKAPVGTVLPLSEVVRAHQLVDERNHFGKIILTV
- a CDS encoding cobalamin-independent methionine synthase II family protein; protein product: MLHSTERILTTHVGSLPRSEAVTEMVFAEEKGERMEPSARHALLADAVDAVVAKQCEAGVDVVSDGEMSKISYATYIKDRITGFEGDSPRQPPSDLEEYPGFLQRLAASGGTPTYRRPQCVGEIRVKDTAPLEEDLANFRAAVDRHKPTEGFMNAASPGVIALFQPNQHYPDHESYLYALADAMRPEYEAIVAAGFLLQLDSPDLGLGRHMMFKGQPDSEYRRQAELHVEALNHALRNVPADRVRLHVCWGNYEGPHIHDAPMEMVLPIALKARPQALLFESSNPRHAHEWTVFAEAQLPDDKVLVPGVLDSTTNFVEHPRLVAERICRFADIVGRERVIAGTDCGFSTFAGFGAVDPDITYAKLAAMAEGAAIASKRLW
- a CDS encoding ester cyclase, with product MTKDVESGLPQLTRAHMPADYSISLAQYTRGGTDRFLAEGRDDMPAQSMRGFEDQYRNIIDYIVRITHRIWEEKDIGYIYDTYAHNSRVYDDYGLQYGRDKIVADTTHTINAFPNIRLVADEIIWAGDEDVGFYTSHRTIIQGDNTGYSRYGPPTGKRVSLWCIANCVSRENEIFLEHVLYNTSAMLRQMGLDLVDVARQMAESGGAALPDDYTAGEPARQQGQAKPAYPLVPEASGELDVEDYIRSLYQCVWNRRMLGTLQGRYADNLVFNGPTDRAFSGLGPYQAFVLSLLAQFPDLALDVDEVYWMGNPDEGYLVSTRWNAYGAHRGNGVFGPPTGREARIRGITQHRIEDGRITEEWMLFNELDVMMQLLGAPYEESPESAE